The following coding sequences are from one Poecilia reticulata strain Guanapo linkage group LG18, Guppy_female_1.0+MT, whole genome shotgun sequence window:
- the LOC103480269 gene encoding uncharacterized protein LOC103480269, with protein sequence MAASVDGVLQPVEEYSLRLNISSSGIFLKNVNYNDNGHYEIICGGNMRIIQLKVVFISSIPAAEGETTKLSCFSLTQDVKFVQWETNGQRVIRVDHFGNVEYGGRFTDRVSLSPDWRSVGDLSLILKRVQLEDQGDYYCYVQKDSEERGDPAAWRLRVQQERPSIKTSTTQPQLTQRPPAHKEPLCIDIPVFIIITVLTLVVSAPLCIWIGWSLRSHKSKEVENCLRMKCWNREGRSPDQEASTGLFTK encoded by the exons ATGGCCGCCTCGGTTGACGGAGTTCTGCAGCCGGTAGAAGAATACAGTTTACGGCTGAACATCTCCTCATCGGGTATTTTCCTCAAGAATGTCAACTACAACGACAACGGACATTATGAGATCATCTGTGGAGGCAATATGCGCATCATCCAGCTGAAGGTCGTCTTTATCTCCAGCATTCCAGCGGCTGAAggtgaaacaacaaaactttccTGCTTCTCTTTAACTCAGGATGTGAAGTTTGTTCAGTGGGAAACTAACGGGCAGCGTGTGATTAGAGTGGATCACTTTGGTAACGTCGAATATGGAGGAAGATTCACAGACCGTGTGTCTTTGTCACCGGACTGGCGGTCAGTGGGGGATCTGTCGCTGATCCTGAAGCGGGTCCAGCTGGAGGATCAAGGGGATTATTACTGCTATGTCCAGAAGGACTCTGAAGAGAGAGGAGACCCTGCTGCATGGAGACTGAGGGTCCAGCAGGAGCGACCGAGCATTAAAACCTCCACCACTCAGCCT CAACTCACCCAAAGACCCCCTGCGCATAAGGAACCTTTGTGCATTGACATTCCTGTCTTCATTATCATTACTGTCTTGACTCTGGTGGTTTCTGCTCCTTTGTGTATCTGGATTGGATGGAGCCTTCGGTCTCATAAATCAAAGGAGGTGGAGAACTGTCTTCGTATGAAATGCTGGAACAGAGAAGGCCGCTCTCCAGACCAGGAAGCCTCAACTGGCCTCTTcaccaaataa
- the LOC103480244 gene encoding putative butyrophilin subfamily 2 member A3 isoform X2: MRFTCRSIRVWATNPACVLFLFGLLLTGSASSDIVPQTITAHVTETVVLPCRITIDDEFPTVEWSKEGLRENIITLLYRDGCETFGMKNPAFHYRTNLLLNELKDGNISQIIYNLRVSDGGRYHCRTFRGRQWQVHAIIVLNVGAMSKPELTVVPSSAGGVTLECKAECWFPEPDIMFHDDEGNEMTAEKPTRGPNSAECFTVTRKAVVQTPINRVTCRVHERKLNQTKKTEIYIPDDWMRSRSNTPTITGIVTSFVIGLIICGIVFLIDKKSCGRGLHLCLSRNGNMKEAVQEREKTDGSEYRHNGASQEEQSTDDSRTSLDDTEPSAQPPSYNASTGQDTSTMQTPEMTAERSNKTPSLLSNDRPRSMSASLSSLPSSNSFQKTLSYQSNANESSEALLNKQENHNN; this comes from the exons ATGAGATTCACATGCAGATCGATCCGTGTCTGGGCCACAAACCCAGCCTGCGTCCTGTTCCTGTTTGGGCTTCTACTCACAG GTTCAGCCTCATCAGATATTGTCCCACAGACAATAACAGCCCATGTGACTGAAACCGTCGTCCTGCCCTGTCGCATCACTATCGATGATGAATTCCCTACGGTGGAGTGGTCCAAGGAGGGCTTGAGGGAAAACATCATCACCTTACTGTACCGGGACGGCTGTGAGACGTTTGGGATGAAGAATCCGGCCTTCCACTACAGGACAAACCTTCTTTTGAACGAACTGAAGGACGGAAACATCTCTCAAATCATTTACAACCTGAGGGTGTCTGATGGAGGCAGGTACCACTGCAGGACCTTCAGGGGGAGGCAGTGGCAGGTTCACGCGATTATCGTCCTTAACGTGG GTGCCATGTCAAAGCCAGAGCTCACAGTTGTTCCCTCCTCTGCTGGTGGAGTGACCTTGGAGTGCAAGGCGGAGTGCTGGTTCCCAGAGCCTGACATAATGTTTCATGATGATGAAGGGAACGAGATGACGGCAGAAAAACCCACAAGAGGTCCAAACTCTGCTGAATGTTTTACTGTTACCAGGAAAGCAGTTGTTCAGACTCCCATCAACAG AGTGACCTGCAGAGTACATGAGAGAAAGCTCAATCAGACCAAGAAGACAGAGATTTACATCCCAG ATGACTGGATGAGGTCTCGCTCAAACACTCCAACCATCACAGGAATCGTCACTTCCTTCGTGATAGGGTTAATAATATGTGGAATTGTTTTCCTGATAGACAAAAAATCCTGCG GGAGAGGACTTCACTTATGTCTGTCAAGAAATGGAAATATGAAAGAAGCTGTTCAAGAGAGGGAAAAGACAGATGGTAGTGAATACAGACACAATGGTGCCTCACAGGAAGAGCAGTCCACAGATGACTCCAGAACCTCACTAGATGACACGGAGCCATCAGCCCAGCCACCCAGTTACAACGCGTCCACAGGACAGGACACGTCCACGATGCAAACGCCTGAAATGACTGCTGAAAGATCAAACAAAACCCCTAGCTTACTGAGCAATGACAGACCTAGGTCCATGTCTGCTTCCCTTTCCTCTTTGCCCTCTTCCAATAGTTTTCAAAAGACCTTAAGCTACCAGTCAAATGCCAATGAGAGCTCAGAGGCACtgttaaataaacaagaaaaccaCAACAACTAA
- the LOC103480244 gene encoding butyrophilin subfamily 3 member A2-like isoform X1 has protein sequence MRFTCRSIRVWATNPACVLFLFGLLLTAGSASSDIVPQTITAHVTETVVLPCRITIDDEFPTVEWSKEGLRENIITLLYRDGCETFGMKNPAFHYRTNLLLNELKDGNISQIIYNLRVSDGGRYHCRTFRGRQWQVHAIIVLNVGAMSKPELTVVPSSAGGVTLECKAECWFPEPDIMFHDDEGNEMTAEKPTRGPNSAECFTVTRKAVVQTPINRVTCRVHERKLNQTKKTEIYIPDDWMRSRSNTPTITGIVTSFVIGLIICGIVFLIDKKSCGRGLHLCLSRNGNMKEAVQEREKTDGSEYRHNGASQEEQSTDDSRTSLDDTEPSAQPPSYNASTGQDTSTMQTPEMTAERSNKTPSLLSNDRPRSMSASLSSLPSSNSFQKTLSYQSNANESSEALLNKQENHNN, from the exons ATGAGATTCACATGCAGATCGATCCGTGTCTGGGCCACAAACCCAGCCTGCGTCCTGTTCCTGTTTGGGCTTCTACTCACAG CAGGTTCAGCCTCATCAGATATTGTCCCACAGACAATAACAGCCCATGTGACTGAAACCGTCGTCCTGCCCTGTCGCATCACTATCGATGATGAATTCCCTACGGTGGAGTGGTCCAAGGAGGGCTTGAGGGAAAACATCATCACCTTACTGTACCGGGACGGCTGTGAGACGTTTGGGATGAAGAATCCGGCCTTCCACTACAGGACAAACCTTCTTTTGAACGAACTGAAGGACGGAAACATCTCTCAAATCATTTACAACCTGAGGGTGTCTGATGGAGGCAGGTACCACTGCAGGACCTTCAGGGGGAGGCAGTGGCAGGTTCACGCGATTATCGTCCTTAACGTGG GTGCCATGTCAAAGCCAGAGCTCACAGTTGTTCCCTCCTCTGCTGGTGGAGTGACCTTGGAGTGCAAGGCGGAGTGCTGGTTCCCAGAGCCTGACATAATGTTTCATGATGATGAAGGGAACGAGATGACGGCAGAAAAACCCACAAGAGGTCCAAACTCTGCTGAATGTTTTACTGTTACCAGGAAAGCAGTTGTTCAGACTCCCATCAACAG AGTGACCTGCAGAGTACATGAGAGAAAGCTCAATCAGACCAAGAAGACAGAGATTTACATCCCAG ATGACTGGATGAGGTCTCGCTCAAACACTCCAACCATCACAGGAATCGTCACTTCCTTCGTGATAGGGTTAATAATATGTGGAATTGTTTTCCTGATAGACAAAAAATCCTGCG GGAGAGGACTTCACTTATGTCTGTCAAGAAATGGAAATATGAAAGAAGCTGTTCAAGAGAGGGAAAAGACAGATGGTAGTGAATACAGACACAATGGTGCCTCACAGGAAGAGCAGTCCACAGATGACTCCAGAACCTCACTAGATGACACGGAGCCATCAGCCCAGCCACCCAGTTACAACGCGTCCACAGGACAGGACACGTCCACGATGCAAACGCCTGAAATGACTGCTGAAAGATCAAACAAAACCCCTAGCTTACTGAGCAATGACAGACCTAGGTCCATGTCTGCTTCCCTTTCCTCTTTGCCCTCTTCCAATAGTTTTCAAAAGACCTTAAGCTACCAGTCAAATGCCAATGAGAGCTCAGAGGCACtgttaaataaacaagaaaaccaCAACAACTAA
- the LOC103480268 gene encoding butyrophilin subfamily 3 member A3-like produces MVQVHRAYRRSLVESLKFISRTCWTDSRTFLRFSAARVGFLAAVACVLCFSTASADLTPKTIVALENETVTLPCRTNQTSDLLTVEWSKAEMTPNITLLYRHGRETVEEKNSGFVNRTNLLLEEVKHGNISQVISKLRLSDAGRYLCRTMVGKQRQVEAALDLVVGAASEPKLTFVPSGANGGLTLECSAERWFPTPEITFHDEKGKEIEAEHPRSDQDSAGRFNVKRRASLQIITNSVTCHVHQPLLGMIRLAHIYIPDDCMRSCTCSMVWSILGTAAVLASCAVAYFLWKKYGRSCCRQKSLQPPQLASSSMENTFNARLQSDNEWLQGEIEGLKSRISEKDEIIDKQKADIEELKFKYSAAQQQNQPTTSSSSSLNASHQVTQTLDHSNTQPAATSASHDPKPGHVSKAKAPKPSASGPAWLPAPPRKDRPKSTPDLFSNNVSSSSSSSSASATKEMKIPRSVSFSSSRPGVARSPRRYTTGNPFSVLAGLTEESESLIH; encoded by the exons ATGGTCCAAGTTCACCGAGCTTATAGACGGTCTCTAGttgaaagtttaaagtttatttcaagGACCTGCTGGACGGACAGCAGAACATTTCTCCGCTTCTCCGCCGCTCGAGTCGGATTTCTCGCTGCCGTCGCCTGTGTCTTGTGCTTCTCCACAG CGTCGGCAGACCTTACACCCAAGACAATAGTTGCTCTCGAGAATGAGACGGTCACCCTGCCCTGCCGAACCAACCAAACAAGCGACCTCCTCACCGTGGAGTGGTCCAAGGCTGAGATGACCCCCAACATCACCCTCCTGTACCGCCATGGCAGAGAGACGGTGGAGGAGAAGAACTCAGGCTTCGTCAACAGGACCAACCTCTTACTGGAGGAAGTGAAGCACGGCAACATCTCTCAGGTCATCTCCAAGCTGCGGCTGTCCGATGCGGGCCGATACCTGTGCAGGACCATGGTGGGGAAGCAGCGGCAGGTTGAAGCAGCGCTGGATCTCGTTGTGG GTGCTGCGTCTGAGCCGAAGCTCACCTTTGTTCCCTCTGGTGCCAACGGGGGATTGACACTGGAGTGCAGCGCCGAGCGCTGGTTCCCAACGCCGGAGATAACGTTCCACGACGAGAAAGGCAAAGAGATTGAAGCCGAACATCCACGGAGTGATCAGGACTCAGCTGGACGTTTTAATGTTAAACGGAGAGCGTCTTTGCAGATCATCACCAACAG TGTGACCTGCCATGTTCACCAGCCGCTGTTGGGGATGATTCGGCTTGCACATATTTATATTCCAG ATGACTGCATGAGGTCCTGCACCTGCAGCATGGTGTGGAGCATCCTGGGAACCGCAGCTGTGCTCGCATCATGTGCGGTCGCTTATTTTCTGTGGAAGAAATATGGACGCTCAT GTTGCAGGCAGAAATCACTTCAACCACCACAGCTGGCCAGTTCCAGTATGGAAAACACCTTCAACGCTCGGTTACAAAGCGATAACGAATGGCTACAAGGAGAAATCGAAGGGCTGAAGTCACGCATTTCTGAAAAAGATGAGATCATcgacaaacaaaaagcagacaTAGAAGAACTTAAATTCAAATACAGTGCTGCTCAACAGCAAAACCAGCCTACAACTAGCTCCTCATCCTCACTTAATGCCTCTCACCAAGTTACCCAAACCCTTGACCATAGCAACACACAACCAGCAGCCACATCTGCAAGCCACGACCCAAAACCTGGCCACGTGTCCAAGGCGAAAGCCCCCAAACCGTCTGCTTCAGGACCAGCCTGGCTCCCTGCTCCTCCTAGGAAGGACCGACCCAAAAGCACTCCTGATCTTTTCTCAAACAACGTTTCATCCTCCTCCAGTTCTTCCTCAGCTTCCGCtacaaaggaaatgaaaattCCCCGCTCTGTGAGTTTTTCCAGTTCTCGTCCTGGTGTTGCCAGGTCTCCCCGCAGGTACACTACGGGGAACCCCTTCAGCGTTCTGGCAGGTCTAACTGAAGAGTCAGAGTCTCTGATCCATTAG